Proteins encoded by one window of Primulina huaijiensis isolate GDHJ02 chromosome 1, ASM1229523v2, whole genome shotgun sequence:
- the LOC140974245 gene encoding F-box protein At5g67140, with protein sequence MLVDMEGGEYEAVIDRLPLDLLAHIFTILTCFKDMARASRVCRKWRQGVKESLARRRILSFSGWKMDDESTTRLVLLAYGLKDLDISRSRWGCMLTDYGLYQMSNAKCIGNLSSVSLWGVAAITDKGVVQLISRATSLQHLNIGGTFITDSSLIAIAESCPHLKSIVLWGCRHVTEDGLLVLVNKCRKLESINVWGIKIPLDCFIGMLTISPALQIQPKGILGDGRSHLWAIY encoded by the exons ATGCTTGTAGATATGGAAGGAGGAGAATATGAAGCAGTAATTGATCGTCTGCCTCTTGATTTATTGGCCCACATATTTACCATCTTGACTTGCTTCAAAGATATGGCTCG GGCAAGCCGGGTGTGTCGGAAATGGAGGCAAGGAGTGAAGGAATCTTTGGCTCGGAGGAGAATTCTCAGTTTCTCTGGGTGGAAAATGGACGATGAATCTACTACAAGATTGGTTCTTTTAGCTTATGGTCTCAAAGACCTGGATAT ATCAAGAAGCCGTTGGGGTTGCATGTTAACTGATTATGGATTGTACCAAATGTCTAATGCAAAATGTATTGGAAACCTTTCTTCAGTTTCTTTGTGGGGTGTGGCAGCAATTACAGATAAAGGAGTTGTTCAACTT ATTTCGAGAGCTACTTCACTACAACACCTGAATATTGGTGGTACGTTTATTACGGATTCATCCTTAATTGCCATTGCAGAGAGCTGTCCTCACTTGAAG AGTATAGTGTTGTGGGGTTGTCGCCATGTAACTGAGGATGGACTTCTAGTTCTTGTAAATAAATGTCGAAAGCTCGAATCCATCAATGTATGGGGTATTAAGATACCTTTGGATTGCTTCATTGGTATGCTTACAATCAGTCCAGCTCTTCAGATACAACCGAAAGGAATATTAGGTGATGGAAGATCCCACCTGTGGGCAATTTATTAA
- the LOC140974231 gene encoding filament-like plant protein 7 isoform X1 — protein MLKTTMDQNYWLWKKKSTEKTLSSNISLSRNEEITEARELLAEKAELERDLKFLDDKLSSTLSECNANDNMANTQMKIAQEAIAGWEKAESEAVSLKQELDNVLQQKAASEKRLGHLEAALKQCTQQLRFVREEQEKRVNGAVAKTKEEFEKTRIILNEKLSEAVKGLAKLDAENTHLSKALSGKDKVIEELSKYKTRVEADLNALMLRVESAEKENTSLKYEVRVLEKEHDIRNEEREFNRRTSEVTQKQLHESVKKIAKLESECQRLRLLVRKRLPGPAALAKMRNEVEILGKDQAEIRRRRPNYSLISSGNFHVNVPSDTPSKRINSLTEQLHVMEEENRILKSALHNNSSELHFARTMCARTPFRLSVAGEINESLEGQTTAEPGHQCFFPEHSLAASSDMGSDDKVKCEESWASALISELEQFNNKKQLGGPSHRNMGSSDMNLMADFAEMEKLAVVSVNYPAGSSHHSSEAGNEITGPSGSPSGGHSSPALGMEMVPVYDFQSESLISGQGIQSDNLEDDRVSGKLGDVLKMLWEHCHISKRNPHEVLEEIGVALSQNDISNARGGTDNNDTSNSNKLNGNVSLVSPNKSLSPDASDTSNGNDISVKRESDQSFQSNVSIAVHKILELLEGINAPSDDNCVAESLSGMADKLLSYKNTKTPAGYIVRVFQWKAAELTTILRQFGQTCTDLLNGKADLQRLVQLVASSFEWVMNHCFSVQDVSSMKDAIRNHLDWDESRSESEMDNGSANNLAESNQLHTKREEMPYHHAVYPLSSHNCSRQTEALKQNTNEECERLNIESSNKQSSLVGMEGMPQSDTVNFRIELQEPKVIVENLLSEVVTVEQSKEKIVKEDLETQLMEPSLEEGKSHQNTSHLEREVENNKQHRRTPEETCHDIKIQLQSMTSNEVPIAREHFDNQLRTELEIAAASEKLAECQETILNLGKQLKALASPIDASLFEKVTFTPSDTVVTNVSTLHRNSSQRSSLIDKMQAEDNDQINGFPTTNKDTQNVNNNPSVSIITVVEPWRKLGDPNGNNLLKEDKNTVASTAIVPIKKKEGKSFLKKMFWLKKKSSGKEAPFL, from the exons ATGCTGAAAACCACAATGGATCAAAACTATTGGCTTTGGAAGAAAAAATCTACGGAGAAGACATTATCATCAAACATTTCTTTGAGCAGAAATGAAGAAATAACAGAG GCACGGGAACTTCTTGCTGAGAAAGCAGAACTGGAAAGAGATCTTAAATTTCTAGATGACAAGCTTTCATCTACCCTCTCTGAATGTAACGCCAATGATAACATGGCAAATACACAGATGAAAATTGCTCAAGAAGCTATTGCAG GCTGGGAGAAGGCAGAGTCAGAAGCAGTATCTTTGAAACAAGAACTTGATAATGTTTTACAGCAGAAAGCAGCTTCTGAAAAACGTTTGGGCCACTTGGAAGCTGCATTGAAGCAGTGTACGCAGCAATTGAGGTTTGTTCGTGAAGAGCAGGAGAAAAGAGTTAATGGTGCAGTGGCgaaaacaaaagaagaatttgagaaaacgaggattattttaaatgaaaagcTATCAGAGGCTGTCAAGGGGCTTGCCAAATTAGATGCTGAGAATACTCATCTCAGTAAAGCTTTATCAGGAAAGGACAAGGTTATTGAAGAATTAAGTAAGTACAAAACTCGGGTAGAGGCTGATCTTAATGCCCTTATGTTGAGAGTAGAATCTGCTGAAAAAGAGAATACTTCTCTGAAGTACGAGGTCCGTGTTCTTGAGAAGGAGCATGACATCCGGAATGAGGAGAGGGAATTTAATCGTCGAACGTCTGAGGTCACTCAAAAACAACTACATGAGAgtgtaaaaaaaattgcaaagtTAGAGTCAGAATGTCAAAGGCTACGCCTCCTTGTCCGGAAACGGTTGCCTGGCCCTGCTGCTTTGGCTAAAATGAGGAATGAAGTCGAAATTCTTGGAAAGGATCAAGCGGAGATAAGGAGAAGAAGGCCAAATTATTCTCTGATTAGTTCAGGGAACTTTCATGTTAACGTGCCTTCTGACACACCAAGCAAAAGGATCAATTCCTTGACCGAGCAGTTGCATGTGATGGAAGAAGAAAACAGAATTCTAAAAAGTGCACTTCACAATAATTCAAGTGAACTCCACTTTGCTAGAACCATGTGTGCCCGTACACCTTTCAGACTATCAGTGGCTGGAGAGATAAACGAATCACTTGAAGGCCAAACAACTGCAGAACCAGGTCATCAATGTTTCTTTCCAGAACATTCTCTGGCTGCCTCATCTGATATGGGAAGCGATGACAAAGTCAAGTGTGAGGAATCATGGGCTTCTGCTTTGATATCAGAACTTGAGCAATTCAATAATAAGAAACAATTGGGTGGGCCATCTCACAGAAACATGGGAAGTTCAGACATGAATCTTATGGCTGATTTTGCTGAGATGGAAAAGTTGGCAGTGGTATCTGTCAATTATCCGGCTGGAAGTTCTCATCATTCCTCTGAGGCAGGTAATGAGATTACTGGTCCCTCGGGAAGTCCGTCTGGCGGGCATTCTTCACCAGCACTTGGTATGGAGATGGTTCCAGTTTACGATTTTCAATCAGAATCATTAATCTCTGGTCAGGGAATTCAGTCGGACAACCTAGAAGACGATAGAGTTTCTGGGAAGCTTGGAGACGTGCTTAAAATGCTCTGGGAGCATTGCCATATATCCAAAAGAAACCCTCATGAAGTACTAGAAGAGATCGGAGTTGCCTTGTCACAGAACGACATCTCAAACGCTAGAGGAGGTACAGATAACAATGATACGTCAAATTCCAATAAATTAAATGGGAATGTTTCTCTGGTATCACCAAATAAGTCTTTAAGTCCGGATGCTTCCGATACAAGTAATGGAAATGATATCTCAGTGAAACGAGAGAGTGACCAAAGTTTCCAGTCGAATGTGAGCATAGCTGTACACAAAATTCTTGAACTCCTTGAAGGAATTAACGCGCCATCTGATGATAATTGTGTGGCAGAGTCTCTATCAGGGATGGCCGATAAGCTTTTATCATATAAGAATACAAAAACCCCGGCAGGCTACATTGTTCGAGTGTTTCAGTGGAAAGCTGCTGAGCTCACAACTATTTTGCGACAATTTGGTCAGACTTGCACTGATTTATTGAATGGGAAAGCTGATCTCCAACGGTTGGTTCAACTGGTAGCTTCAAGTTTTGAATGGGTAATGAATCACTGCTTTTCGGTTCAAGATGTGTCGAGCATGAAAGATGCCATCCGTAATCATTTGGATTGGGATGAATCAAGAAGTGAGAGTGAAATGGACAATGGATCAGCAAATAACTTAGCAGAGTCTAATCAACTTCATACCAAGAGAGAAGAGATGCCATATCATCACGCGGTTTATCCTCTCAGTAGTCACAACTGTTCTCGCCAAACAGAGGCACTTAAGCAGAACACAAATGAAGAGTGTGAAAGATTAAATATTGAGTCGTCAAATAAGCAATCTTCACTTGTTGGTATGGAAGGCATGCCTCAATCAGATACGGTGAACTTCAGGATTGAACTTCAAGAACCTAAAGTCATTGTTGAAAATTTGCTCTCAGAGGTGGTAACAGTGGAGCAATCTAAGGAAAAGATCGTAAAAGAAGATCTTGAGACTCAGCTAATGGAACCCAGTCTTGAAGAGGGAAAATCTCATCAAAATACTTCACATTTAGAAAGAGAGGTGGAAAATAATAAACAACATCGTAGAACGCCGGAGGAAACATGCCATGACATAAAGATACAACTACAGAG CATGACAAGCAATGAAGTTCCCATTGCCAGAGAGCACTTTGATAATCAACTCCGAACT GAACTGGAGATCGCTGCAGCTTCAGAAAAATTGGCAGAATGCCAAGAAACTATCCTAAATCTCGGGAAGCAATTGAAAGCATTGGCTTCACCTATTGATGCATCTCTTTTTGAGAAGGTAACATTCACACCTTCCGACACTGTTGTTACCAATGTGTCCACTCTCCATAGGAATTCTAGCCAGAGATCCTCTCTAATAGATAAAATGCAAGCTGAGGATAATGATCAAATCAATGGTTTTCCCACCACCAACAAAGATACTCAAAATGTAAACAACAATCCATCTGTTAGTATCATTACGGTAGTAGAACCTTGGCGAAAGTTGGGTGATCCGAACGGGAACAATCTTCTCAAAGAAGATAAAAACACGGTTGCTTCCACGGCTATTGTCCCGATTAAGAAAAAAGAAGGcaaaagttttttgaaaaaaatgttttggCTAAAAAAGAAAAGTAGTGGCAAGGAAGCACCCTTCCTATAA
- the LOC140974231 gene encoding filament-like plant protein 7 isoform X2 — MCGLHICSEWMHPLFSSVLLYPTPARELLAEKAELERDLKFLDDKLSSTLSECNANDNMANTQMKIAQEAIAGWEKAESEAVSLKQELDNVLQQKAASEKRLGHLEAALKQCTQQLRFVREEQEKRVNGAVAKTKEEFEKTRIILNEKLSEAVKGLAKLDAENTHLSKALSGKDKVIEELSKYKTRVEADLNALMLRVESAEKENTSLKYEVRVLEKEHDIRNEEREFNRRTSEVTQKQLHESVKKIAKLESECQRLRLLVRKRLPGPAALAKMRNEVEILGKDQAEIRRRRPNYSLISSGNFHVNVPSDTPSKRINSLTEQLHVMEEENRILKSALHNNSSELHFARTMCARTPFRLSVAGEINESLEGQTTAEPGHQCFFPEHSLAASSDMGSDDKVKCEESWASALISELEQFNNKKQLGGPSHRNMGSSDMNLMADFAEMEKLAVVSVNYPAGSSHHSSEAGNEITGPSGSPSGGHSSPALGMEMVPVYDFQSESLISGQGIQSDNLEDDRVSGKLGDVLKMLWEHCHISKRNPHEVLEEIGVALSQNDISNARGGTDNNDTSNSNKLNGNVSLVSPNKSLSPDASDTSNGNDISVKRESDQSFQSNVSIAVHKILELLEGINAPSDDNCVAESLSGMADKLLSYKNTKTPAGYIVRVFQWKAAELTTILRQFGQTCTDLLNGKADLQRLVQLVASSFEWVMNHCFSVQDVSSMKDAIRNHLDWDESRSESEMDNGSANNLAESNQLHTKREEMPYHHAVYPLSSHNCSRQTEALKQNTNEECERLNIESSNKQSSLVGMEGMPQSDTVNFRIELQEPKVIVENLLSEVVTVEQSKEKIVKEDLETQLMEPSLEEGKSHQNTSHLEREVENNKQHRRTPEETCHDIKIQLQSMTSNEVPIAREHFDNQLRTELEIAAASEKLAECQETILNLGKQLKALASPIDASLFEKVTFTPSDTVVTNVSTLHRNSSQRSSLIDKMQAEDNDQINGFPTTNKDTQNVNNNPSVSIITVVEPWRKLGDPNGNNLLKEDKNTVASTAIVPIKKKEGKSFLKKMFWLKKKSSGKEAPFL; from the exons ATGTGTGGTCTTCACATTTGCTCGGAGTGGATGCATCCATTATTTTCTTCGGTTTTGCTCTATCCAACTCCG GCACGGGAACTTCTTGCTGAGAAAGCAGAACTGGAAAGAGATCTTAAATTTCTAGATGACAAGCTTTCATCTACCCTCTCTGAATGTAACGCCAATGATAACATGGCAAATACACAGATGAAAATTGCTCAAGAAGCTATTGCAG GCTGGGAGAAGGCAGAGTCAGAAGCAGTATCTTTGAAACAAGAACTTGATAATGTTTTACAGCAGAAAGCAGCTTCTGAAAAACGTTTGGGCCACTTGGAAGCTGCATTGAAGCAGTGTACGCAGCAATTGAGGTTTGTTCGTGAAGAGCAGGAGAAAAGAGTTAATGGTGCAGTGGCgaaaacaaaagaagaatttgagaaaacgaggattattttaaatgaaaagcTATCAGAGGCTGTCAAGGGGCTTGCCAAATTAGATGCTGAGAATACTCATCTCAGTAAAGCTTTATCAGGAAAGGACAAGGTTATTGAAGAATTAAGTAAGTACAAAACTCGGGTAGAGGCTGATCTTAATGCCCTTATGTTGAGAGTAGAATCTGCTGAAAAAGAGAATACTTCTCTGAAGTACGAGGTCCGTGTTCTTGAGAAGGAGCATGACATCCGGAATGAGGAGAGGGAATTTAATCGTCGAACGTCTGAGGTCACTCAAAAACAACTACATGAGAgtgtaaaaaaaattgcaaagtTAGAGTCAGAATGTCAAAGGCTACGCCTCCTTGTCCGGAAACGGTTGCCTGGCCCTGCTGCTTTGGCTAAAATGAGGAATGAAGTCGAAATTCTTGGAAAGGATCAAGCGGAGATAAGGAGAAGAAGGCCAAATTATTCTCTGATTAGTTCAGGGAACTTTCATGTTAACGTGCCTTCTGACACACCAAGCAAAAGGATCAATTCCTTGACCGAGCAGTTGCATGTGATGGAAGAAGAAAACAGAATTCTAAAAAGTGCACTTCACAATAATTCAAGTGAACTCCACTTTGCTAGAACCATGTGTGCCCGTACACCTTTCAGACTATCAGTGGCTGGAGAGATAAACGAATCACTTGAAGGCCAAACAACTGCAGAACCAGGTCATCAATGTTTCTTTCCAGAACATTCTCTGGCTGCCTCATCTGATATGGGAAGCGATGACAAAGTCAAGTGTGAGGAATCATGGGCTTCTGCTTTGATATCAGAACTTGAGCAATTCAATAATAAGAAACAATTGGGTGGGCCATCTCACAGAAACATGGGAAGTTCAGACATGAATCTTATGGCTGATTTTGCTGAGATGGAAAAGTTGGCAGTGGTATCTGTCAATTATCCGGCTGGAAGTTCTCATCATTCCTCTGAGGCAGGTAATGAGATTACTGGTCCCTCGGGAAGTCCGTCTGGCGGGCATTCTTCACCAGCACTTGGTATGGAGATGGTTCCAGTTTACGATTTTCAATCAGAATCATTAATCTCTGGTCAGGGAATTCAGTCGGACAACCTAGAAGACGATAGAGTTTCTGGGAAGCTTGGAGACGTGCTTAAAATGCTCTGGGAGCATTGCCATATATCCAAAAGAAACCCTCATGAAGTACTAGAAGAGATCGGAGTTGCCTTGTCACAGAACGACATCTCAAACGCTAGAGGAGGTACAGATAACAATGATACGTCAAATTCCAATAAATTAAATGGGAATGTTTCTCTGGTATCACCAAATAAGTCTTTAAGTCCGGATGCTTCCGATACAAGTAATGGAAATGATATCTCAGTGAAACGAGAGAGTGACCAAAGTTTCCAGTCGAATGTGAGCATAGCTGTACACAAAATTCTTGAACTCCTTGAAGGAATTAACGCGCCATCTGATGATAATTGTGTGGCAGAGTCTCTATCAGGGATGGCCGATAAGCTTTTATCATATAAGAATACAAAAACCCCGGCAGGCTACATTGTTCGAGTGTTTCAGTGGAAAGCTGCTGAGCTCACAACTATTTTGCGACAATTTGGTCAGACTTGCACTGATTTATTGAATGGGAAAGCTGATCTCCAACGGTTGGTTCAACTGGTAGCTTCAAGTTTTGAATGGGTAATGAATCACTGCTTTTCGGTTCAAGATGTGTCGAGCATGAAAGATGCCATCCGTAATCATTTGGATTGGGATGAATCAAGAAGTGAGAGTGAAATGGACAATGGATCAGCAAATAACTTAGCAGAGTCTAATCAACTTCATACCAAGAGAGAAGAGATGCCATATCATCACGCGGTTTATCCTCTCAGTAGTCACAACTGTTCTCGCCAAACAGAGGCACTTAAGCAGAACACAAATGAAGAGTGTGAAAGATTAAATATTGAGTCGTCAAATAAGCAATCTTCACTTGTTGGTATGGAAGGCATGCCTCAATCAGATACGGTGAACTTCAGGATTGAACTTCAAGAACCTAAAGTCATTGTTGAAAATTTGCTCTCAGAGGTGGTAACAGTGGAGCAATCTAAGGAAAAGATCGTAAAAGAAGATCTTGAGACTCAGCTAATGGAACCCAGTCTTGAAGAGGGAAAATCTCATCAAAATACTTCACATTTAGAAAGAGAGGTGGAAAATAATAAACAACATCGTAGAACGCCGGAGGAAACATGCCATGACATAAAGATACAACTACAGAG CATGACAAGCAATGAAGTTCCCATTGCCAGAGAGCACTTTGATAATCAACTCCGAACT GAACTGGAGATCGCTGCAGCTTCAGAAAAATTGGCAGAATGCCAAGAAACTATCCTAAATCTCGGGAAGCAATTGAAAGCATTGGCTTCACCTATTGATGCATCTCTTTTTGAGAAGGTAACATTCACACCTTCCGACACTGTTGTTACCAATGTGTCCACTCTCCATAGGAATTCTAGCCAGAGATCCTCTCTAATAGATAAAATGCAAGCTGAGGATAATGATCAAATCAATGGTTTTCCCACCACCAACAAAGATACTCAAAATGTAAACAACAATCCATCTGTTAGTATCATTACGGTAGTAGAACCTTGGCGAAAGTTGGGTGATCCGAACGGGAACAATCTTCTCAAAGAAGATAAAAACACGGTTGCTTCCACGGCTATTGTCCCGATTAAGAAAAAAGAAGGcaaaagttttttgaaaaaaatgttttggCTAAAAAAGAAAAGTAGTGGCAAGGAAGCACCCTTCCTATAA